From the Osmerus eperlanus chromosome 19, fOsmEpe2.1, whole genome shotgun sequence genome, one window contains:
- the LOC134039191 gene encoding zona pellucida-like domain-containing protein 1, protein MEQICLIILLISKVLSVGSQFNGYNCDPNFHSRFPAERDISVYCGVQTITLKINFCPVLFSGYIDTDLALNGRHGDAHCRGFINNNTFPTVVLFSISLATLETCGNALVVSTAQGPNAYGNLSLVQIGNISGYIDTPDPPTIISYLPGLLYKFSCSYPLEYLVNNTQLASSAAAISVKDSNGTFVSTLSLLLYNDSTYIQQLSIPMAGLTLKTRVFAAVKATNLDRRWNVLMDYCYTTPSGNPNDDLRYDLFFSCEKDPQTTVFENGKSQMGRFAFEVFRFVKHKNQKMSTVFLHCVTKLCRADDCPMLMPICGSRKKRDVSEITESTSASGNAVITAGPIITRSDETPTNNSQLAKLNSPVFRMNTVTSALISGIIILGVMSLCFFIFSLTLLKGKRAPSTVMSGVRNPAFN, encoded by the exons ATGGAACAAATATGTTTAATCATTTTGCTTATAAGTAAGGTACTGTCAGTAGGATCACAATTCAATGGATACAACTGTGACCCAAACTTCCACAGTCGCTTCCCTG CGGAAAGGGACATTAGTGTGTACTGTGGAGTACAGACGATCACCCTCAAGATCAACTTTTGCCCCGTTCTCTTCTCTGGCTACATTGACACTGATTTGGCCCTCAACGGTCGCCATGGAGATGCCCACTGCCGTGGTTTTATCAACAACAATACCTTCCCCACTGTGGTCCTTTTCAGCATCAGCTTAGCCACGTTGGAGACCTGTGGGAATGCCCTTGTG GTTTCCACGGCTCAGGGACCTAATGCTTATGGGAACCTGTCACTGGTCCAGATTGGCAATATATCAGGGTACATCGATACGCCAGATCCTCCGACCATCATTAGCTACCTGCCAGGACTGCTATACAAGTTCAGTTGCAGCTACCCTCTGGAGTACCTGGTCAACAACACTCAGCTGGCTTC GTCAGCAGCTGCAATCTCAGTGAAAGACAGCAATGGTACATTTGTCAGCACACTGAGCCTACTGCTGTACAAT GACTCAACGTACATTCAACAGCTGTCCATCCCCATGGCAGGACTGACACTGAAGACACGTGTATTTGCAGCTGTGAAAGCCACCAACCTGGACAGGAG ATGGAATGTTCTTATGGACTACTGTTACACCACTCCTTCTGGAAATCCAAATGATGACCTTCGCTATGACCTTTTCTTTAG TTGTGAAAAAGACCCCCAGACCACTGTTTTTGAGAACGGAAAGAGTCAAATGGGCAGGTTCGCCTTTGAAGTATTCCGCTTCGTCAAGCACAAGAACCAGAAAATGTCCACTGTCTTCTTGCACTGTGTCACAAAGCTGTGTCGAGCTGACGACTGCCCTATGCTCATGCCG ATCTGTGGAAGCAGAAAGAAGAGAGATGTCTCTGAGATCACCGAATCAACCTCTGCTTCTGGAAACGCTGTCATTACTGCTGGACCTATCATCACCCGGAGTG ATGAAACTCCAACCAACAATTCACAACTTG CCAAGCTAAACAGCCCGGTCTTTCGGATGAACACAGTGACCAGCGCACTCATTTCAGGCATCATCATCCTAGGAGTAATGAGCCTCTGCTTCTTCatcttctccctcaccctcctcaaagGCAAGAGAGCCCCGTCCACCGTCATGTCTGGTGTCCGAAACCCTGCCTTCAACTGA